A single Notoacmeibacter ruber DNA region contains:
- the ftsA gene encoding cell division protein FtsA, which produces MTIIPFPRRRSVRGGVLTVLDIGSTKLTCIIARLKPREEHGEVLKGRTHQMRVIGIGHCRSQGVKSGVIVDLDAAEESIRKVVESAERMAGLTVDSIIVNLAAGRLKSESFMAQVDLAGHEVESGDISRVLAAGARLSEEAERTVIHSLPTGFSLDEESGISDPRGMVADRLGVTMHVLTGDAGPLRNLELAINRCHLSVERIVATPYASGLSTLVDDEVSMGAACIDVGGGTTTLSVFQNGRFIHADSVPIGGHHVTLDLARGMSTAIDEAERLKVMHGSALPSAADDRELITVPAVAGEEHATVPRSVVTKIIRARTEETLELIRDRLNASGHAGIVGKRLVLTGGGAQLNGLPEVARRILGRNVRVGRPLGVSGLPEMAKGPAFSTVVGLLIYPQVAHFETRQRGGVRTGFAMQSGSRFARVGAWLRESF; this is translated from the coding sequence ATGACGATCATTCCATTCCCGCGCCGTCGTAGCGTCAGGGGCGGTGTCCTGACCGTTCTGGATATCGGATCGACGAAGCTGACCTGCATCATCGCCCGGCTGAAGCCACGCGAAGAGCACGGTGAAGTCCTGAAAGGTCGCACGCATCAGATGCGGGTGATCGGCATCGGTCACTGCCGCAGCCAGGGCGTCAAGAGCGGCGTGATCGTCGATCTGGACGCGGCCGAGGAATCGATCCGCAAGGTGGTCGAGTCGGCCGAGCGCATGGCCGGGCTTACCGTTGATTCCATCATCGTCAATCTGGCGGCAGGACGGTTGAAGTCCGAGAGCTTCATGGCGCAGGTCGATCTGGCCGGACATGAGGTCGAATCCGGCGATATCTCTCGTGTGCTGGCCGCTGGAGCGCGCTTGTCGGAAGAAGCGGAGCGGACCGTCATTCACTCCCTGCCGACCGGCTTCTCGCTGGACGAGGAAAGCGGCATTTCAGACCCTCGTGGCATGGTGGCCGACCGGCTTGGCGTCACGATGCACGTCCTGACGGGCGATGCCGGACCGCTTCGCAACCTGGAACTTGCGATCAACCGTTGTCACCTTTCGGTAGAGCGGATCGTTGCCACGCCTTATGCCTCCGGCCTTTCCACGCTGGTTGACGACGAGGTTTCCATGGGCGCGGCCTGCATCGATGTGGGCGGCGGAACGACGACACTTTCGGTCTTCCAGAACGGCCGGTTCATTCACGCCGACTCCGTTCCGATCGGGGGCCATCACGTCACGCTCGATCTGGCGCGTGGCATGTCGACCGCCATCGACGAAGCTGAACGCCTTAAAGTGATGCACGGCTCGGCGCTTCCGAGTGCCGCTGACGATCGCGAACTGATCACGGTTCCGGCCGTGGCCGGCGAGGAACACGCCACCGTGCCGCGGTCCGTGGTGACTAAGATCATCCGCGCGCGGACGGAAGAGACGCTGGAGCTTATCCGTGACCGACTCAATGCGTCGGGCCATGCCGGTATCGTCGGCAAGCGCCTCGTCCTGACCGGCGGTGGCGCGCAGCTGAACGGATTGCCGGAAGTGGCGCGCCGCATTCTCGGCCGTAACGTTCGCGTCGGACGGCCGCTCGGTGTTTCCGGCCTTCCGGAAATGGCCAAAGGGCCTGCTTTTTCTACCGTGGTGGGCCTGCTGATCTATCCGCAGGTCGCCCATTTCGAGACACGCCAGCGGGGTGGCGTTCGTACAGGGTTCGCAATGCAGTCCGGCAGCCGCTTCGCGCGGGTCGGCGCCTGGTTGCGGGAGAGTTTTTAA
- a CDS encoding cell division protein FtsQ/DivIB — translation MRALIGQSRFGHGLGVLPRPLRRPARFCRRFFQGDVAVPNAATPIVIGGFFSAWIVSGVVIGGHVSTIAAATANATGFGVAELAVAGNRFTDETEIAHAVGLDDGKALLGFSVAEARNAVVALPWVKSAEVRKTYPSRLTIDVTEHKPAALWQMGSLVQVIDRSGAVLAPYEGVVLSGLPLVVGEGAAENARQISDLVAAYPTIADRVRAFIRVGHRRWDLQLDNGVTVKLPERRPAEALARLEEGNLFGELVARDISSIDMRIEGQLVVATSDDVMKAREKAFQTIEKKIRHSLSEGRT, via the coding sequence ATGCGGGCGTTGATCGGCCAGTCTCGGTTTGGGCACGGTCTGGGCGTGTTGCCTCGTCCGCTACGGCGTCCGGCCCGCTTTTGCCGGCGCTTCTTTCAGGGCGACGTGGCCGTCCCCAATGCGGCGACGCCGATCGTGATCGGCGGATTCTTCTCCGCCTGGATCGTCTCCGGCGTCGTGATCGGCGGGCATGTTTCGACCATTGCCGCGGCTACCGCGAATGCAACAGGTTTTGGCGTGGCGGAACTGGCTGTGGCCGGTAACCGGTTCACGGATGAGACGGAAATCGCACACGCAGTCGGTCTTGATGACGGCAAGGCGCTTCTCGGTTTCAGTGTCGCGGAGGCCCGGAATGCCGTGGTGGCTCTTCCATGGGTGAAGTCGGCGGAAGTGCGCAAGACCTATCCCTCGCGGCTGACGATCGACGTGACCGAGCACAAGCCGGCGGCGCTCTGGCAGATGGGCTCGCTCGTGCAGGTGATCGACCGTTCCGGAGCTGTTCTTGCGCCTTATGAGGGTGTGGTGCTTTCCGGGCTGCCGCTCGTCGTGGGCGAGGGCGCTGCCGAGAATGCCCGTCAGATCAGCGATCTTGTCGCTGCCTATCCGACCATTGCCGACCGCGTCCGGGCCTTTATTCGCGTCGGTCACCGTCGCTGGGACCTGCAGCTCGATAACGGCGTAACCGTCAAACTGCCGGAGCGCCGTCCGGCCGAGGCACTAGCACGGCTGGAGGAAGGCAATCTCTTCGGCGAACTGGTCGCCCGGGATATCAGCTCGATCGATATGCGGATCGAAGGTCAACTCGTCGTTGCAACATCGGATGATGTGATGAAAGCGCGTGAAAAGGCGTTCCAAACCATCGAAAAGAAAATCCGCCACTCTCTTTCGGAGGGCCGGACATGA
- a CDS encoding D-alanine--D-alanine ligase codes for MSRHIAVLMGGFSSERPVSLNSGEACAAALEEAGYQVTRVDVERNLAARLAELKPDVAFNALHGPFGEDGTVQGVLEFMGIPYTHSGVLASALAMDKERSKVLARNAGIPIAESKVMNRFEIGSAHPMPTPYVIKPVTEGSSFGVLIVDGNQPHPPQSVSSDSWKYGDMVMVERYIHGRELTCAVMGDVAIGVTEIIPNSDKFYDYDEKYTAGGARHVCPADLPPHVKSQIQDYSLRAHKIMGCRGISRSDFRYDDRHSEDGEIIWLEINTQPGMTEQSLAPELAAYAGHSMAELVSWLVEDASCGR; via the coding sequence TGAATTCCGGCGAAGCCTGCGCGGCTGCGCTCGAAGAGGCCGGCTATCAGGTGACGCGTGTCGACGTGGAACGCAATCTGGCAGCGCGGCTCGCCGAACTGAAGCCGGATGTCGCTTTCAACGCGCTGCACGGCCCCTTCGGCGAAGACGGTACCGTTCAGGGTGTGCTGGAGTTTATGGGCATTCCCTATACGCATTCCGGTGTGCTTGCCTCGGCTCTTGCCATGGACAAGGAGCGCAGCAAGGTGCTGGCCCGAAACGCCGGCATTCCGATCGCAGAGTCCAAGGTGATGAACCGTTTCGAAATCGGTTCGGCTCATCCGATGCCAACACCTTACGTGATCAAGCCCGTCACTGAGGGCTCGTCCTTTGGCGTTCTCATCGTTGATGGAAACCAGCCTCATCCGCCGCAGTCTGTTTCCTCTGACTCTTGGAAGTATGGCGACATGGTTATGGTGGAGCGATACATTCATGGTCGCGAGCTGACCTGCGCTGTCATGGGCGATGTTGCGATCGGCGTGACCGAGATCATTCCCAATAGCGACAAGTTCTACGACTACGATGAAAAATATACCGCTGGCGGTGCCCGTCACGTCTGCCCGGCAGACCTTCCCCCGCATGTGAAGTCCCAGATTCAGGACTATTCTCTGCGCGCTCACAAAATCATGGGCTGCCGTGGCATTTCACGCTCTGACTTTCGCTATGATGACCGTCACTCCGAAGATGGCGAGATCATCTGGCTAGAGATCAACACTCAGCCGGGCATGACCGAACAGTCGCTTGCGCCTGAGCTCGCAGCCTATGCCGGCCACTCTATGGCGGAACTGGTAAGCTGGCTGGTGGAGGACGCATCATGCGGGCGTTGA